A section of the Penaeus chinensis breed Huanghai No. 1 chromosome 17, ASM1920278v2, whole genome shotgun sequence genome encodes:
- the LOC125033962 gene encoding uncharacterized protein LOC125033962: protein MASCAHMVDVMVGDLCLVDPPSIIHRSKNPLCPVIAVQILHGPLLYIPFLSPESVQAHLRDIHDGHNFLPLEIEESYLNGGKFVFRKGRSCLFTAPLNSSIKEGDGMRIDSRNDAEAVVGNYVNIVILNGLCFPPSVFGRCKAAIPVSGRENGEPKRSLTGKVILSDHLGKSVASLQVSINLRSLGEDIALHARHFDTNNGVEKGSIPGVVPLRKFSEDLSVPNDELSSRRVRLDKTISLLQERENSKKTPSSFVHGTVLEQSYVINQHFVDPGIGSSKYGSQKSHESSEIIAMKIAEFEKNMQGNSKEFLMAPVVSPRIGGKLSQPSPLLFTGHDAEAERLWNFKMKEVGGYVLDFDNDSSESPPTSEREENISKSEDNTEEIEKQKKAIEKHKGSKEIETKKMNSAKERSQRNLKNMKNSDNRKSMKHTEGMKRPTGWLRSTPIAPYRMHTEPPRPKLTRTSLLRKAKLDPELAKQLRTEVDFQVKQKLKILDEAFKEEMSNLRKKKLMRSAKQTKMAASSQTEDERAEDDLLVERKPWSGLEDFSQQTDLFHQKSHQFTQMGDSFTEEMDAGKRVSRGESPINHATFELRKGRGGLLRGETYDVDVTDRIGSPFSVKEAQSSKPSHNEYNHRNGLLDASTNRNDKSKKVVHNTKNYNSREGNKIMESAQKQASDHSQSITESEPKQRRKGSNPTNRIRDSKMKPESTHKVSSKHDTSATGSSSESLQEISIEENLVRSSSSKSGSQSRAVVTNSGSRRASSVQSDSKATDSEASEVSEASNLSAEVYQEILRGKKADILLSNGSKSSRVQEAVSISSAAEEIVTAEDDSAEDVSQENKKSNILQKLSKARGKGLINSRTYSIKEGQGLDATYKVPVIHGSSSESDPVFRGRNSETKFYAHSQPLYSPGSGKGPVSVEVEHKATGNTRLQVMRKGTPSPRVEEEEEEEEEEEGTISDISARIAALLLPKKVQVASLHTDSISSYMPSDVDGTLSSLSDMS from the exons ATGGCCTCGTGTGCACATATGGTGGATGTGATGGTCGGGGACCTTTGTCTGGTCGATCCTCCTTCCATCATTCACAGGAGCAAGAATCCTTTGTGTCCTGTCATTGCTGTGCAG ATCCTCCATGGTCCCCTACTCTACATCCCCTTCCTCAGCCCTGAGAGTGTGCAGGCACATCTCCGGGACATCCATGATGGGCATAACTTCCTTCCGTTGGAGATTGAAGAGAGCTACCTAAATGGAGGGAAGTTTGTGTTCCGCAAAGGGAGATCCTGTCTCTTCACCGCACCTCTGAATTCATCtataaaagagggagatggaatgagAATAGACAGTCGGAATGATGCTGAGGCGGTCGTTGGGAATTATGTAAACATTGTGATCCTCAATGGCCTCTGCTTTCCCCCATCAGTATTTGGAAGGTGCAAGGCAGCCATCCCTGTAAGTGGAAGAGAGAACGGAGAACCAAAGAGAAGCCTGACGGGGAAAGTCATCCTTAGTGACCACCTTGGAAAGTCAGTTGCTTCACTTCAGGTGTCCATCAATTTGAGAAGTCTTGGAGAAGATATTGCCCTTCACGCAAGACattttgatactaataatggagTGGAAAAAGGGTCAATACCAGGTGTGGTTCCATTGCGCAAATTTAGTGAAGACTTGTCAGTTCCTAATGATGAGCTCAGTTCCAGGAGGGTAAGACTTGACAAGACCATCAGTCTTctacaagaaagagaaaacagtaaAAAGACGCCATCTAGTTTCGTTCATGGCACAGTACTGGAGCAGTCATATGTAATCAATCAACATTTTGTGGATCCAGGAATTGGAAGTTCAAAATATGGTTCCCAAAAGAGTCATGAGTCTTCAGAAATCATTGCCATGAAGATTGCAGAGTTTGAGAAAAATATGCAAGGTAATTCCAAGGAATTTCTGATGGCTCCTGTTGTGAGCCCCAGAATAGGAGGGAAGCTGTCACAGCCCTCGCCACTCCTCTTTACTGGCCATgatgcagaggcagagagactatGGAATTTCAAAATGAAAGAAGTTGGCGGTTATGTCCTGGACTTTGACAATGACAGCAGTGAATCCCCTCCtacaagtgaaagagaagaaaatatctcGAAGAGTGAGGATAATACTgaggaaatagaaaaacaaaaaaaggctaTAGAAAAACATAAAGGCTCAAAAGAGATAGAGACCAAGAAGATGAATTCTGCTAAGGAAAGGTCTCAAAGGAATCTAAAGAACATGAAAAATTCAGATAACAGGAAGTCAATGAAGCACACAGAAGGTATGAAAAGGCCCACAGGCTGGCTGCGCAGTACTCCCATTGCCCCCTACAGAATGCACACTGAGCCCCCACGTCCCAAACTCACCCGGACCTCTCTCTTACGGAAGGCAAAGCTTGACCCAGAACTTGCGAAGCAGTTACGTACAGAGGTGGACTTCCAGGTCAAGCAGAAACTTAAAATTTTAGATGAAGCTTTCAAAGAGGAGATGTCAAACTTAAGAAAGAAAAAGCTCATGAGGTCAGCCAAGCAAACCAAGATGGCTGCAAGTTCCCAGACAGAGGATGAAAGAGCTGAGGATGACCTCCTGGTGGAAAGAAAACCCTGGTCTGGCCTTGAGGATTTCTCTCAACAGACAGATCTCTTCCACCAAAAGTCTCACCAGTTTACCCAAATGGGAGATAGTTTCACAGAGGAAATGGATGCTGGCAAAAGGGTAAGTCGTGGTGAATCTCCTATTAATCATGCAACATTTGaattgagaaagggaaggggaggcctGCTGAGGGGTGAAACATATGATGTAGATGTGACTGACAGAATAGGGAGTCCCTTTTCTGTAAAGGAGGCTCAGAGTAGTAAACCTTCCCATAATGAGTACAACCATAGAAATGGTCTTCTTGATGCATCCACAAATAGGAATGATAAATCAAAGAAAGTTGTTCACAATACAAAAAATTATAACTCACGTGAAGGTAATAAGATAATGGAAAGTGCTCAGAAACAAGCTTCTGACCATTCTCAGTCCATTACTGAAAGTGAACCAAAGCAGAGAAGGAAAGGTAGTAACCCCACCAACAGAATTCGTGACAGCAAAATGAAACCTGAATCTACACACAAAGTATCATCAAAACATGATACAAGTGCTACAGGATCTTCCTCAGAATCTTTACAGGAAATATCTATCGAAGAAAACTTGGTAAGATCCTCAAGCAGCAAGAGTGGCTCACAATCCAGGGCAGTTGTCACAAATTCAGGTAGTAGAAGGGCTAGTAGTGTTCAGAGTGATTCTAAAGCCACAGACAGTGAGGCCTCGGAAGTGAGTGAGGCATCCAACCTTTCTGCAGAAGTGTACCAAGAAATCCTAAGAGGGAAGAAAGCTGACATTCTCCTGAGCAATGGGAGCAAAAGCAGTAGAGTACAGGAGGCTGTAAGCATTTCTTCAGCAGCAGAGGAAATAGTTACAGCAGAGGATGATTCTGCAGAGGATGTAAgccaagagaataagaagagcaaCATTCTCCAAAAGCTAAGCAAAGCCAGAGGTAAAGGTCTGATAAACTCCAGGACATATAGCATCAAGGAAGGCCAGGGACTTGATGCAACTTACAAAGTTCCGGTCATACATGGTTCTAGTTCAGAAAGCGACCCTGTATTCAGAGGTAGAAACAGTGAGACCAAATTTTATGCACACAGCCAACCCTTATATTCACCAGGTTCTGGAAAAGGTCCTGTCAGTGTTGAGGTGGAACACAAAGCTACTGGAAACACGAGATTACAAGTCATGAGGAAAGGAACTCCATCAccaagagtggaagaggaggaggaggaggaagaggaagaggaaggaaccaTCAGCGACATAAGTGCCCGCATTGCTGCTCTCTTGCTGCCCAAAAAGGTTCAAGTAGCATCATTGCATACAGACTCTATCAGCTCTTATATGCCTTCAGATGTTGATGGcactctctccagtctctctgaTATGTCTTAG